One genomic window of Channa argus isolate prfri chromosome 5, Channa argus male v1.0, whole genome shotgun sequence includes the following:
- the LOC137127480 gene encoding constitutive coactivator of PPAR-gamma-like protein 1 homolog isoform X1, translating to MGVQGFQEYIEKHCPNAVVPVELQKLAQGSMVGGGRRPPHSPLRLLVDAENCLHRLYGGFYTDWVSGGQWNHMLGYLAALSKACFNGNIELLVCFNGALEKGRLHEWVKRQVNDKQTAQQIISHVQNKGTPPPKVWFLPPVCMAHCIRLALLRFRVGVVQSIEDHHLEVIALCRENGFHGLVAYDSDYALCNIPYYFSAHALKLSRNGKNLTTNQYLMHEVARQLDLNPNRFVVFASILGNHILPDEDLAAFHWSLLGPEHPLASLKVRAHQLVLPPCDVVIKAAADYVCNIPDITDLDAIAKDIFKHSQSCTDDKVLRFKKAVEYYSLASKPPYFPPQLVRPKHTSVPATGPSPKLLNIPQVLLPVKPGVQHLCPEPMVERSLALGTVEKSLPEQNSFSNIPHEGKHTPLYERSSPINPGLATSPSHTEAAFFNASSTSSSSENDESSGSTANHVSDPKGRWEKNGHTSHSENTPEGDLGDQTKVDLSENSVVNPVLQAEGLHSMNAQIPSLLSMPTRNHMDITIPPLPAIAPEVLRVAEHRHKKGLMYPYIYHVLTKGEIKLSVTIEDEANKELPSAAQLFRPIRQYVYGVLFSLAEARKKAERLAIRKNCLPEYTHVMVKEWAAYKGKSPHTPELVEALPFREWTCPNLKKLWLGKAVEDKNRRMRAFLACMRSDTPAMLNPASVPTPLLVLCCVLRFMLHWPGVRIMRRNELDAFLAQALSPKLYEPDQLQELKIDNLDPRGVQLAALFMSGVDMALFANDACGQPIPWEHCCPWMYFDGKLLQSKLVRANREKAQLIDLCDGQSEVAAKVEKMRQSILEGLNFIRPPHPPPFPPPPPPPPHMIPFYPPTSCFYPPPPMMPPQGRGRGMPVGLQGISSQGGKLEIAGTVVGQWAGTRRTRGRGGFTVRVVSVGGPNRGRPRGVISTPVIRTFGRGGRYHTRTFKSQGVFLNKSPHKPTLTSGHDAVKEKKTPKPEEEKSSPAACNTLATENGVEDKEQDQLNGDKEEHRALIQPESAFSSDSKTCNTNPHLNALNADRGCHRDEGLEAVLFEKEV from the exons ATGGGTGTTCAAGGCTTCCAGGAGTATATTGAAAAGCATTGCCCCAACGCTGTGGTGCCGGTGGAGCTTCAGAAGCTGGCCCAGGGGAGTATGGTAGGAGGTGGACGGAGACCTCCTCACAGTCCGCTGAGGTTGCTGGTGGATGCCGAGAACTGCCTCCACCGGCTCTACGGAGGCTTCTATACGGACTGGGTCAGCGGCGGCCAGTGGAACCACATGCTGGGCTACCTGGCCGCCCTCTCTAAGGCCTGCTTTAACGGCAACATTGAGCTACTGGTGTGCTTCAATGGCGCCCTGGAGAAAGGCCGCCTTCACGAGTGGGTCAAGCGGCAGGTGAACGACAAGCAGACCGCCCAGCAGATCATCAGCCACGTCCAGAACAAGGGCACCCCACCACCCAAAGTCTGGTTCCTTCCTCCCGTGTGCATGGCGCACTGCATCCGACTGGCGCTCCTCAGGTTCCGTGTCGGG GTTGTCCAGAGCATCGAGGACCACCACCTGGAAGTGATAGCTTTATGTCGGGAGAACGGCTTCCACGGCCTCGTGGCCTATGACTCAGACTATGCTCTGTGCAACATCCCATACTACTTTAGTGCCCATGCCCTCAAACTGAGCCGCAACGGCAAAAACCTCACCACCAACCAGTACCTGATGCATGAAGTGGCACGGCAGCTTGACCTCAACCCCAACCGTTTTGTCGTTTTTGCATCAATTTTAG GAAATCACATACTGCCTGATGAAGACTTGGCTGCCTTTCACTGGAGCTTACTTGGTCCAGAACATCCATTAGCATCTTTAAAG GTGCGTGCCCACCAACTCGTTCTCCCACCCTGTGATGTTGTAATCAAGGCCGCAGCTGACTACGTCTGCAACATCCCAGACATCACTGACCTGGATGCCATTGCTAAAGATATCTTCAAGCATTCACAG tCGTGCACTGATGACAAAGTCCTCCGATTCAAGAAAGCAGTGGAATACTACTCATTGGCCAGCAAACCCCCTTACTTCCCTCCACAGTTAG TCAGACCAAAACACACGAGTGTGCCTGCTACTGGGCCATCTCCAAAACTACTCAACATTCCACAGGTGCTGCTGCCTGTAAAGCCTGGG gTCCAGCACTTGTGCCCAGAACCCATGGTGGAGCGCAGCCTGGCTTTGGGCACAGTGGAGAAAAGCCTCCCAGAGCAGAACAGCTTCAGCAACATTCCTCATGAAGGGAAGCACACACCGTTGTATGAGAGGTCCTCTCCCATCAACCCGGGCCTGGCTACTAGCCCCAGCCACACAGAGGCAGCTTTCTTCAACGCCTCCtccacatcctcctcctctgagaATGACGAGAGCTCAGGCTCAACTGCCAA tCATGTTAGTGACCCTAAGGGAAGATGGGAGAAAAATGGACATACTTCTCACTCTGAAAACACACCAGAGGGAGACCTGGGAGACCAAACAAAA GTTGACCTTTCTGAGAACTCTGTTGTGAATCCAGTGTTACAAGCTGAAGGTCTACACAGTATGAATGCCCAGATCCCCTCACTGCTCTCCATGCCCACCAGGAACCACATGGACATCACCATCCCACCACTCCCTGCCATTGCCCCTGAGGTCCTGCGGGTGGCTGAGCACAGACACAAGAAGGGCCTTATGTACCCATACATCTACCATGTTCTCACAAAG GGAGAGATTAAACTATCTGTCACCATTGAAGATGAAGCTAACAAAGAGCTGCCTTCAGCGGCGCAACTGTTTCGGCCTATCCGTCAATATGTTTACGGAGTGCTCTTCAGCCTAGCAGAAGCCAGGAAGAAGGCTGAGAGACTCGCCATTAGGAAGAACTGCCTCCCTGAAT ATACACATGTCATGGTCAAAGAGTGGGCTGCCTATAAGGGCAAGTCCCCCCACACTCCAGAGCTTGTGGAAGCCCTACCCTTCAGGGAGTGGACCTGTCCAAACCTGAAGAAGCTGTGGTTGGGGAAAGCTGTGGAAGACAAGAACCGCAGGATGAGGGCGTTCCTCGCCTGCATGCGCTCCGACACTCCAGCAATGTTGAACCCTGCCAGCGTCCCCACACCCCTCTTGGTGCTCTGTTGTGTGTTAAG GTTTATGTTACATTGGCCAGGAGTAAGAATTATGCGTCGTAACGAACTTGACGCTTTCCTAGCTCAAGCACTTTCTCCTAAACTTTATGAGCCTGACCAGCTACAGGAACTGAAG ATTGACAACCTTGACCCTCGAGGTGTCCAGCTGGCTGCTTTGTTTATGAGCGGAGTGGATATGGCTTTGTTTGCCAACGACGCATGTGGACAGCCTATTCCATGGGAGCATTGCTGTCCGTGGATGTACTTTGACGGCAAGCTGCTTCAGAGTAAACTcgtcagggccaacagagagaAGGCCCAGCTCATTGACCTCTGTGATGGTCAG aGTGAAGTGGCTGCTAAGGTGGAGAAGATGCGTCAGAGCATTTTGGAAGGTCTCAACTTTATTCGTCCACCTCACCCCCCTCCAttccctccaccaccacctccacctcctcacaTGATTCCTTTCTACCCCCCTACAAGTTGCTTTTACCCTCCACCCCCTATGATGCCTCCTCAAGGAAGAGGTAGGGGGATGCCTG TAGGACTTCAAGGAATCTCGTCACAAGGTGGAAAGCTAGAAATCGCTGGGACTGTGGTTGGTCAGTGGGCTGGAACTCGACGCaccagaggaagaggaggcttCACTGTACGGGTGGTGTCTGTTGGTGGACCAAATCGAGG TCGTCCAAGAGGAGTCATATCCACACCTGTCATAAGGACGTTCGGTCGTGGAGGCAGGTACCACACTCGAACCTTCAAGAGTCAGGGAGTGTTCTTG aataAGTCTCCCCACAAGCCCACTCTGACATCTGGACATGATGcagtgaaggagaaaaagacGCCCAAGCCAGAGGAGGAGAAATCCTCCCCTGCAGCGTGCAACACCTTAGCCACAGAAAACGGTGTGGAGGACAAAGAACAAGACCAGCTGAATGGTGATAAAGAGGAACACAGGGCTCTCATCCAACCTGAAAGTGCCTTTAGCAGTGACTCCAAGACGTGCAATACTAATCCTCACTTAAATGCACTAAACGCAGACAGAGGCTGCCACAGAGATGAAGGTCTGGAGGCTGTTCTCTTTGAAAAAGAAGTTTAA
- the LOC137127480 gene encoding constitutive coactivator of PPAR-gamma-like protein 1 homolog isoform X2 → MGVQGFQEYIEKHCPNAVVPVELQKLAQGSMVGGGRRPPHSPLRLLVDAENCLHRLYGGFYTDWVSGGQWNHMLGYLAALSKACFNGNIELLVCFNGALEKGRLHEWVKRQVNDKQTAQQIISHVQNKGTPPPKVWFLPPVCMAHCIRLALLRFRVGVVQSIEDHHLEVIALCRENGFHGLVAYDSDYALCNIPYYFSAHALKLSRNGKNLTTNQYLMHEVARQLDLNPNRFVVFASILGNHILPDEDLAAFHWSLLGPEHPLASLKVRAHQLVLPPCDVVIKAAADYVCNIPDITDLDAIAKDIFKHSQSCTDDKVLRFKKAVEYYSLASKPPYFPPQLVRPKHTSVPATGPSPKLLNIPQVLLPVKPGVQHLCPEPMVERSLALGTVEKSLPEQNSFSNIPHEGKHTPLYERSSPINPGLATSPSHTEAAFFNASSTSSSSENDESSGSTANHVSDPKGRWEKNGHTSHSENTPEGDLGDQTKVDLSENSVVNPVLQAEGLHSMNAQIPSLLSMPTRNHMDITIPPLPAIAPEVLRVAEHRHKKGLMYPYIYHVLTKGEIKLSVTIEDEANKELPSAAQLFRPIRQYVYGVLFSLAEARKKAERLAIRKNCLPEYTHVMVKEWAAYKGKSPHTPELVEALPFREWTCPNLKKLWLGKAVEDKNRRMRAFLACMRSDTPAMLNPASVPTPLLVLCCVLRFMLHWPGVRIMRRNELDAFLAQALSPKLYEPDQLQELKIDNLDPRGVQLAALFMSGVDMALFANDACGQPIPWEHCCPWMYFDGKLLQSKLVRANREKAQLIDLCDGQSEVAAKVEKMRQSILEGLNFIRPPHPPPFPPPPPPPPHMIPFYPPTSCFYPPPPMMPPQGRGRGMPGLQGISSQGGKLEIAGTVVGQWAGTRRTRGRGGFTVRVVSVGGPNRGRPRGVISTPVIRTFGRGGRYHTRTFKSQGVFLNKSPHKPTLTSGHDAVKEKKTPKPEEEKSSPAACNTLATENGVEDKEQDQLNGDKEEHRALIQPESAFSSDSKTCNTNPHLNALNADRGCHRDEGLEAVLFEKEV, encoded by the exons ATGGGTGTTCAAGGCTTCCAGGAGTATATTGAAAAGCATTGCCCCAACGCTGTGGTGCCGGTGGAGCTTCAGAAGCTGGCCCAGGGGAGTATGGTAGGAGGTGGACGGAGACCTCCTCACAGTCCGCTGAGGTTGCTGGTGGATGCCGAGAACTGCCTCCACCGGCTCTACGGAGGCTTCTATACGGACTGGGTCAGCGGCGGCCAGTGGAACCACATGCTGGGCTACCTGGCCGCCCTCTCTAAGGCCTGCTTTAACGGCAACATTGAGCTACTGGTGTGCTTCAATGGCGCCCTGGAGAAAGGCCGCCTTCACGAGTGGGTCAAGCGGCAGGTGAACGACAAGCAGACCGCCCAGCAGATCATCAGCCACGTCCAGAACAAGGGCACCCCACCACCCAAAGTCTGGTTCCTTCCTCCCGTGTGCATGGCGCACTGCATCCGACTGGCGCTCCTCAGGTTCCGTGTCGGG GTTGTCCAGAGCATCGAGGACCACCACCTGGAAGTGATAGCTTTATGTCGGGAGAACGGCTTCCACGGCCTCGTGGCCTATGACTCAGACTATGCTCTGTGCAACATCCCATACTACTTTAGTGCCCATGCCCTCAAACTGAGCCGCAACGGCAAAAACCTCACCACCAACCAGTACCTGATGCATGAAGTGGCACGGCAGCTTGACCTCAACCCCAACCGTTTTGTCGTTTTTGCATCAATTTTAG GAAATCACATACTGCCTGATGAAGACTTGGCTGCCTTTCACTGGAGCTTACTTGGTCCAGAACATCCATTAGCATCTTTAAAG GTGCGTGCCCACCAACTCGTTCTCCCACCCTGTGATGTTGTAATCAAGGCCGCAGCTGACTACGTCTGCAACATCCCAGACATCACTGACCTGGATGCCATTGCTAAAGATATCTTCAAGCATTCACAG tCGTGCACTGATGACAAAGTCCTCCGATTCAAGAAAGCAGTGGAATACTACTCATTGGCCAGCAAACCCCCTTACTTCCCTCCACAGTTAG TCAGACCAAAACACACGAGTGTGCCTGCTACTGGGCCATCTCCAAAACTACTCAACATTCCACAGGTGCTGCTGCCTGTAAAGCCTGGG gTCCAGCACTTGTGCCCAGAACCCATGGTGGAGCGCAGCCTGGCTTTGGGCACAGTGGAGAAAAGCCTCCCAGAGCAGAACAGCTTCAGCAACATTCCTCATGAAGGGAAGCACACACCGTTGTATGAGAGGTCCTCTCCCATCAACCCGGGCCTGGCTACTAGCCCCAGCCACACAGAGGCAGCTTTCTTCAACGCCTCCtccacatcctcctcctctgagaATGACGAGAGCTCAGGCTCAACTGCCAA tCATGTTAGTGACCCTAAGGGAAGATGGGAGAAAAATGGACATACTTCTCACTCTGAAAACACACCAGAGGGAGACCTGGGAGACCAAACAAAA GTTGACCTTTCTGAGAACTCTGTTGTGAATCCAGTGTTACAAGCTGAAGGTCTACACAGTATGAATGCCCAGATCCCCTCACTGCTCTCCATGCCCACCAGGAACCACATGGACATCACCATCCCACCACTCCCTGCCATTGCCCCTGAGGTCCTGCGGGTGGCTGAGCACAGACACAAGAAGGGCCTTATGTACCCATACATCTACCATGTTCTCACAAAG GGAGAGATTAAACTATCTGTCACCATTGAAGATGAAGCTAACAAAGAGCTGCCTTCAGCGGCGCAACTGTTTCGGCCTATCCGTCAATATGTTTACGGAGTGCTCTTCAGCCTAGCAGAAGCCAGGAAGAAGGCTGAGAGACTCGCCATTAGGAAGAACTGCCTCCCTGAAT ATACACATGTCATGGTCAAAGAGTGGGCTGCCTATAAGGGCAAGTCCCCCCACACTCCAGAGCTTGTGGAAGCCCTACCCTTCAGGGAGTGGACCTGTCCAAACCTGAAGAAGCTGTGGTTGGGGAAAGCTGTGGAAGACAAGAACCGCAGGATGAGGGCGTTCCTCGCCTGCATGCGCTCCGACACTCCAGCAATGTTGAACCCTGCCAGCGTCCCCACACCCCTCTTGGTGCTCTGTTGTGTGTTAAG GTTTATGTTACATTGGCCAGGAGTAAGAATTATGCGTCGTAACGAACTTGACGCTTTCCTAGCTCAAGCACTTTCTCCTAAACTTTATGAGCCTGACCAGCTACAGGAACTGAAG ATTGACAACCTTGACCCTCGAGGTGTCCAGCTGGCTGCTTTGTTTATGAGCGGAGTGGATATGGCTTTGTTTGCCAACGACGCATGTGGACAGCCTATTCCATGGGAGCATTGCTGTCCGTGGATGTACTTTGACGGCAAGCTGCTTCAGAGTAAACTcgtcagggccaacagagagaAGGCCCAGCTCATTGACCTCTGTGATGGTCAG aGTGAAGTGGCTGCTAAGGTGGAGAAGATGCGTCAGAGCATTTTGGAAGGTCTCAACTTTATTCGTCCACCTCACCCCCCTCCAttccctccaccaccacctccacctcctcacaTGATTCCTTTCTACCCCCCTACAAGTTGCTTTTACCCTCCACCCCCTATGATGCCTCCTCAAGGAAGAGGTAGGGGGATGCCTG GACTTCAAGGAATCTCGTCACAAGGTGGAAAGCTAGAAATCGCTGGGACTGTGGTTGGTCAGTGGGCTGGAACTCGACGCaccagaggaagaggaggcttCACTGTACGGGTGGTGTCTGTTGGTGGACCAAATCGAGG TCGTCCAAGAGGAGTCATATCCACACCTGTCATAAGGACGTTCGGTCGTGGAGGCAGGTACCACACTCGAACCTTCAAGAGTCAGGGAGTGTTCTTG aataAGTCTCCCCACAAGCCCACTCTGACATCTGGACATGATGcagtgaaggagaaaaagacGCCCAAGCCAGAGGAGGAGAAATCCTCCCCTGCAGCGTGCAACACCTTAGCCACAGAAAACGGTGTGGAGGACAAAGAACAAGACCAGCTGAATGGTGATAAAGAGGAACACAGGGCTCTCATCCAACCTGAAAGTGCCTTTAGCAGTGACTCCAAGACGTGCAATACTAATCCTCACTTAAATGCACTAAACGCAGACAGAGGCTGCCACAGAGATGAAGGTCTGGAGGCTGTTCTCTTTGAAAAAGAAGTTTAA